The following proteins come from a genomic window of Athalia rosae chromosome 1, iyAthRosa1.1, whole genome shotgun sequence:
- the LOC105688114 gene encoding SKI family transcriptional corepressor 2 isoform X2 has translation MDGPAVLSLPPMPNQKPVTSPQPQSHSKPNQVGTVSLYGIHIVSLVIEGQERLCLAQISNTLLKQFSYNEIHNRRVALGITCVQCTPVQLEILRRAGAMPVSSRRCGMITRREAERLCKSFLGDNAPPRLPEDFAFSVHHECAWGCRGAFLPARYNSSRAKCIKCAYCGLFFSPNKFIFHSHRIGPADKYVQPDAANFNSWRRHMKLSGSPPDDVVHAWEDVKAMFNGGTRKRLLSNPSGTRCTPTAAKQTRSSPTAQLPSPIPAPNHPRVPPFPELPLPLSRSLVMDYVWHQHQQAAAAAAVKTPGFAFPPYTLPWLAKRGPVLFPGPLPPPIPGAAIPEPMVPPSPSALHQSAFRPVIRAGPQVAESGQPAQESSPELAVDKEEDSDDEVDIETTEDDGNPTNANNLQSVNAGSNSALSTHSGHSTSPQCWSPPRETEREAEKIAEEAAASRDVKPEVAAASSTGSPESWHGGALYRHLHLLRGSDVSDCSACRPRGVFYGQVHSPTAPTN, from the exons ATGGACGGCCCGGCGGTATTGTCTCTGCCTCCGATGCCCAACCAAAAACCAGTCACCTCGCCACAGCCTCAGTCGCATTCAAAGCCGAACCAG GTGGGAACGGTGTCGCTGTACGGGATCCACATCGTGTCTCTGGTTATCGAGGGCCAGGAGCGTCTCTGCCTCGCGCAAATCAGCAACACCCTGCTCAAGCAGTTCAGCTACAACGAGATCCACAACCGGCGGGTCGCCCTGGGCATAACTTGCGTACAGTGCACTCCGGTGCAACTCGAAATTCTACGAAGAGCCGGCGCGATGCCCGTCTCTTCGAGAAGGTGCGGGATGATCACCAGAAGAGAGGCGGAGAGACTTTGCAAATCTTTTCTCGGCGACAACGCACCGCCGAG ACTTCCGGAGGACTTCGCCTTCTCCGTTCACCACGAGTGCGCCTGGGGTTGTCGCGGCGCCTTTCTACCGGCCAGGTACAACAGTTCGAGGGCTAAGTGCATAAAATGCGCTTACTGCGGTTTGTTCTTTTCGCCCAACAAGTTCATATTTCACTCGCACCGTATCGGCCCAGCCGACAAGTACGTCCAACCGGACGCCGCGAACTTCAACTCCTGGCGAAGGCACATGAAACTGTCGGGCAGCCCGCCCGACGACGTGGTTCACGCGTGGGAAGACGTCAAGGCGATGTTCAACGGAGGTACCAGAAAAAGACTGCTCTCAAATCCCTCGGGAACCCGGTGCACTCCCACCGCCGCCAAACAGACGAGATCCTCGCCTACCGCTCAACTGCCGTCACCGATACCCGCGCCGAATCATCCGCGGGTTCCACCGTTTCCGGAACTACCGCTACCGCTATCCAGAAGTCTCGTCATGGACTACGTTTGGCATCAACATCAGCAGGCCGCCGCTGCGGCGGCGGTCAAAACTCCGGGATTCGCTTTTCCCCCGTACACTTTACCCTGGCTCGCGAAACGAGGTCCAGTTCTTTTCCCAG GACCCCTACCTCCCCCGATACCCGGTGCCGCGATTCCCGAGCCGATGGTACCACCTTCGCCGTCGGCCTTGCACCAATCGGCGTTCCGACCCGTGATCCGCGCCGGACCCCAAGTCGCGGAATCCGGTCAACCAGCTCAGGAATCTTCGCCGGAACTCGCCGTCGACAAGGAGGAAGACTCCGACGACGAGGTGGACATAGAAACAACGGAGGACGACGGAAACCCGACCAACGCGAACAACCTGCAAAGCGTAAACGCCGGATCGAATTCCGCGCTCAGCACTCACAGCGGGCACAGTACGTCCCCGCAGTGTTGGAGCCCCCCGAGGGAAACG GAGCGAGAGGCCGAAAAAATCGCCGAAGAAGCGGCGGCTTCGAGAGACGTCAAACCTGAGGTGGCTGCAGCGTCTTCAACGGGAAGCCCAGAGAGTTGGCATGGCGGAGCACTCTACAGACATCTTCATTTACTGAGAG GAAGCGACGTGTCCGACTGTTCGGCCTGCAGACCTCGAGGCGTCTTTTACGGGCAGGTTCACAGTCCTACAGCTCCTACAAATTAA
- the LOC105688114 gene encoding SKI family transcriptional corepressor 2 isoform X1, translating into MDGPAVLSLPPMPNQKPVTSPQPQSHSKPNQELQVGTVSLYGIHIVSLVIEGQERLCLAQISNTLLKQFSYNEIHNRRVALGITCVQCTPVQLEILRRAGAMPVSSRRCGMITRREAERLCKSFLGDNAPPRLPEDFAFSVHHECAWGCRGAFLPARYNSSRAKCIKCAYCGLFFSPNKFIFHSHRIGPADKYVQPDAANFNSWRRHMKLSGSPPDDVVHAWEDVKAMFNGGTRKRLLSNPSGTRCTPTAAKQTRSSPTAQLPSPIPAPNHPRVPPFPELPLPLSRSLVMDYVWHQHQQAAAAAAVKTPGFAFPPYTLPWLAKRGPVLFPGPLPPPIPGAAIPEPMVPPSPSALHQSAFRPVIRAGPQVAESGQPAQESSPELAVDKEEDSDDEVDIETTEDDGNPTNANNLQSVNAGSNSALSTHSGHSTSPQCWSPPRETEREAEKIAEEAAASRDVKPEVAAASSTGSPESWHGGALYRHLHLLRGSDVSDCSACRPRGVFYGQVHSPTAPTN; encoded by the exons ATGGACGGCCCGGCGGTATTGTCTCTGCCTCCGATGCCCAACCAAAAACCAGTCACCTCGCCACAGCCTCAGTCGCATTCAAAGCCGAACCAG GAGTTGCAGGTGGGAACGGTGTCGCTGTACGGGATCCACATCGTGTCTCTGGTTATCGAGGGCCAGGAGCGTCTCTGCCTCGCGCAAATCAGCAACACCCTGCTCAAGCAGTTCAGCTACAACGAGATCCACAACCGGCGGGTCGCCCTGGGCATAACTTGCGTACAGTGCACTCCGGTGCAACTCGAAATTCTACGAAGAGCCGGCGCGATGCCCGTCTCTTCGAGAAGGTGCGGGATGATCACCAGAAGAGAGGCGGAGAGACTTTGCAAATCTTTTCTCGGCGACAACGCACCGCCGAG ACTTCCGGAGGACTTCGCCTTCTCCGTTCACCACGAGTGCGCCTGGGGTTGTCGCGGCGCCTTTCTACCGGCCAGGTACAACAGTTCGAGGGCTAAGTGCATAAAATGCGCTTACTGCGGTTTGTTCTTTTCGCCCAACAAGTTCATATTTCACTCGCACCGTATCGGCCCAGCCGACAAGTACGTCCAACCGGACGCCGCGAACTTCAACTCCTGGCGAAGGCACATGAAACTGTCGGGCAGCCCGCCCGACGACGTGGTTCACGCGTGGGAAGACGTCAAGGCGATGTTCAACGGAGGTACCAGAAAAAGACTGCTCTCAAATCCCTCGGGAACCCGGTGCACTCCCACCGCCGCCAAACAGACGAGATCCTCGCCTACCGCTCAACTGCCGTCACCGATACCCGCGCCGAATCATCCGCGGGTTCCACCGTTTCCGGAACTACCGCTACCGCTATCCAGAAGTCTCGTCATGGACTACGTTTGGCATCAACATCAGCAGGCCGCCGCTGCGGCGGCGGTCAAAACTCCGGGATTCGCTTTTCCCCCGTACACTTTACCCTGGCTCGCGAAACGAGGTCCAGTTCTTTTCCCAG GACCCCTACCTCCCCCGATACCCGGTGCCGCGATTCCCGAGCCGATGGTACCACCTTCGCCGTCGGCCTTGCACCAATCGGCGTTCCGACCCGTGATCCGCGCCGGACCCCAAGTCGCGGAATCCGGTCAACCAGCTCAGGAATCTTCGCCGGAACTCGCCGTCGACAAGGAGGAAGACTCCGACGACGAGGTGGACATAGAAACAACGGAGGACGACGGAAACCCGACCAACGCGAACAACCTGCAAAGCGTAAACGCCGGATCGAATTCCGCGCTCAGCACTCACAGCGGGCACAGTACGTCCCCGCAGTGTTGGAGCCCCCCGAGGGAAACG GAGCGAGAGGCCGAAAAAATCGCCGAAGAAGCGGCGGCTTCGAGAGACGTCAAACCTGAGGTGGCTGCAGCGTCTTCAACGGGAAGCCCAGAGAGTTGGCATGGCGGAGCACTCTACAGACATCTTCATTTACTGAGAG GAAGCGACGTGTCCGACTGTTCGGCCTGCAGACCTCGAGGCGTCTTTTACGGGCAGGTTCACAGTCCTACAGCTCCTACAAATTAA
- the LOC105688121 gene encoding uncharacterized protein LOC105688121 isoform X2: MNENVSHRLSVNFLKLTWLQIKNASPASPSIRGVCAYLGNLSRHNTPNKYQPCPVPAHGSGCGALLRYNRKRKKTESDLLAGRELQNADDEPPQAKTKPKSSSLDKEPCFCSAKIASAGINNNRQRILRRKRAKSKTPDTKIPVRITDETINTECRKPPETTAAVPAPSPPAVSHREAFRKDRRRDLSSLVKSVVKRTDEPVWRSVIGQKTLIGNEVNPSSKASAARHNVKNIMGLTSDHENRGNKLSKNKIVKVLWHATNYKDPD; the protein is encoded by the exons atgaatgaaaatgtatCTCATCGCCTTTCGGTCAACTTCCTCAAACTCACATGGCTCCAGATAAAAAATGCCTCACCGGCATCACCGTC GATACGAGGCGTCTGCGCTTATCTTGGAAATTTGTCGAGACACAACACGCCGAATAAGTATCAGCCGTGTCCGGTACCCGCACATGGAAGTGGTTGCGGTGCGCTTCTTCGATACAATCGAAAACGTAAAAAGACCGAATCGGATTTATTGGCTGGCCGCGAGCTGCAGAATGCTGACGACGAACCGCCGCAAGCGAAGACTAAACCGAAATCTAGCTCGTTGGACAAGGAGCCGTGTTTCTGCAGTGCGAAAATCGCGAGCGCAGGGATTAACAACAATCGACAACGTATCTTGAGACGAAAGAGGGCAAAATCGAAAACTCCGGATACTAAAATTCCAGTCAGGATTACGGATGAAACAATCAACACGGAATGTAGAAAACCACCGGAAACCACTGCAGCCGTACCGGCGCCTTCTCCACCCGCGGTCTCCCATCGAGAAGCTTTTCGAAAAGATCGTCGTCGAGATTTGAGCAGCCTAGTAAAATCCGTGGTTAAAAGAACCGACGAACCTGTTTGGCGTAGCGTGATTGGACAGAAAACTTTGATCGGGAATGAAGTTAACCCTTCGTCGAAAGCCTCGGCGGCTCGACACAATGTCAAAAATATAATGGGCCTGACGAGTGATCACGAAAACCGGGGTAACAAATTGTCAAAGAATAAGATCGTCAAGGTATTGTGGCACGCCACTAACTATAAAGATCCCGattag
- the LOC105688121 gene encoding uncharacterized protein LOC105688121 isoform X1 — protein sequence MAPDKKCLTGITVVSESLRDNVPTSTTRDKIRGVCAYLGNLSRHNTPNKYQPCPVPAHGSGCGALLRYNRKRKKTESDLLAGRELQNADDEPPQAKTKPKSSSLDKEPCFCSAKIASAGINNNRQRILRRKRAKSKTPDTKIPVRITDETINTECRKPPETTAAVPAPSPPAVSHREAFRKDRRRDLSSLVKSVVKRTDEPVWRSVIGQKTLIGNEVNPSSKASAARHNVKNIMGLTSDHENRGNKLSKNKIVKVLWHATNYKDPD from the exons ATGGCTCCAGATAAAAAATGCCTCACCGGCATCACCGTCGTAAGCGAAAGTCTTCGGGACAACGTGCCGACTTCCACCACTCGAGACAa GATACGAGGCGTCTGCGCTTATCTTGGAAATTTGTCGAGACACAACACGCCGAATAAGTATCAGCCGTGTCCGGTACCCGCACATGGAAGTGGTTGCGGTGCGCTTCTTCGATACAATCGAAAACGTAAAAAGACCGAATCGGATTTATTGGCTGGCCGCGAGCTGCAGAATGCTGACGACGAACCGCCGCAAGCGAAGACTAAACCGAAATCTAGCTCGTTGGACAAGGAGCCGTGTTTCTGCAGTGCGAAAATCGCGAGCGCAGGGATTAACAACAATCGACAACGTATCTTGAGACGAAAGAGGGCAAAATCGAAAACTCCGGATACTAAAATTCCAGTCAGGATTACGGATGAAACAATCAACACGGAATGTAGAAAACCACCGGAAACCACTGCAGCCGTACCGGCGCCTTCTCCACCCGCGGTCTCCCATCGAGAAGCTTTTCGAAAAGATCGTCGTCGAGATTTGAGCAGCCTAGTAAAATCCGTGGTTAAAAGAACCGACGAACCTGTTTGGCGTAGCGTGATTGGACAGAAAACTTTGATCGGGAATGAAGTTAACCCTTCGTCGAAAGCCTCGGCGGCTCGACACAATGTCAAAAATATAATGGGCCTGACGAGTGATCACGAAAACCGGGGTAACAAATTGTCAAAGAATAAGATCGTCAAGGTATTGTGGCACGCCACTAACTATAAAGATCCCGattag